The following coding sequences lie in one Euhalothece natronophila Z-M001 genomic window:
- a CDS encoding Uma2 family endonuclease has translation MNPITSPVRWTINDLDALPENEEIYREIIAGELFVTRAPHWKHQHIITNISAILHDWSKRHGGFVIASPGIISSQVDSVIPDLIWVSDQRLKKIEDQGGHFTGFPELVIEVLSAGEQNIYRDKQAKLKLYSQGSVQEYWIVDRFNQQLEVYRQERGQLMFFKTLKETDQLTSPLLPEFCLSVSEIFSQ, from the coding sequence ATGAATCCCATTACTTCCCCTGTTCGTTGGACAATTAACGATTTAGATGCACTTCCCGAAAACGAGGAGATTTATCGTGAAATTATTGCTGGAGAATTATTTGTGACTCGCGCCCCTCATTGGAAACATCAGCACATTATAACTAATATAAGTGCCATACTTCATGATTGGTCTAAGAGACATGGAGGGTTTGTCATTGCTTCTCCGGGTATTATCTCTTCGCAAGTAGATAGTGTGATTCCAGACTTGATTTGGGTGAGTGACCAGCGACTCAAAAAAATCGAAGATCAAGGAGGTCATTTTACGGGGTTTCCTGAGTTAGTGATTGAAGTTTTGTCTGCTGGAGAACAAAATATTTATCGGGATAAACAAGCGAAATTAAAACTCTATTCCCAAGGTAGCGTTCAAGAGTATTGGATTGTGGATCGCTTTAATCAGCAATTAGAAGTTTACCGTCAAGAAAGAGGACAACTAATGTTTTTTAAGACTTTAAAAGAAACCGATCAACTCACCTCCCCTTTATTACCAGAATTTTGTTTATCTGTTTCCGAAATATTTAGCCAATAA
- the uvrC gene encoding excinuclease ABC subunit UvrC has product MTTTVKTLIHNREDLEARLQEIPMQPGVYLMRDRAGNIIYIGKSTKLRSRVRSYFRPSQTLSESKQLMVQQVADIEFIVTDTEAEALALEANLVKQEQPYFNVLLKDDKKYPYLCITWSEDYPRIFITRKRRRGNVKDRYYGPYVDTGALRRTLGLIKRIFPLRQRPRPLFKDRPCLNYDLGRCPGVCQQLISPEEYRQTLQKVAMIFQGRSQELVRELSTQMETAAENLDFEQAAKLRDQIQALQQLNADQKVSLPDDTVSRDAIALCSNSQHACIQLFQVRAGKLVGRLGFFLDLSFSANPEDILQRVIQDHYATVEEMEIPSEILLPQALPDQDLISNWLTERRGRKVTLNVPQRQAKAELIQMVEQNARHELERTQRAADRNQQALEDLANILDLPEPPRRIEGYDISHIQGSNAVGSQVVFIDGIPAKQDYRRYKIKDANVHSGHSDDFASLAEVIRRRFRKYAENPDLPRQEDPEFPDLVMIDGGKGQLSAVVEQLQQMNLLEDVAVISLAKQREEIFLPAATTPLETDSEQPGVQLLRRLRDEAHRFAVSFHRQQRTKKMQRSRLDDIPGLGFQRQQTLLAHFRSLEYIRQANLEQLEAVPGIGKSLAKQIYDYFHQ; this is encoded by the coding sequence ATGACAACTACGGTTAAGACTTTAATTCACAACCGCGAAGACTTAGAAGCCCGATTGCAGGAAATTCCCATGCAGCCGGGCGTTTATTTAATGCGCGATCGCGCTGGCAATATTATTTATATTGGGAAATCAACGAAACTGCGATCTCGGGTTCGTTCCTATTTTCGCCCTTCTCAAACCCTTAGCGAATCAAAACAGCTAATGGTGCAACAAGTGGCTGATATTGAGTTTATCGTTACTGACACCGAAGCAGAAGCCCTTGCCTTAGAAGCCAATTTAGTTAAACAAGAACAACCCTATTTTAATGTTCTCCTCAAAGACGACAAAAAATATCCCTATCTCTGTATTACTTGGTCAGAAGATTATCCCCGTATCTTTATCACGCGCAAACGGCGACGAGGAAACGTTAAAGATCGCTATTATGGCCCCTATGTGGATACAGGCGCACTACGGCGGACTTTAGGCTTAATTAAACGTATTTTCCCCCTGCGCCAACGTCCACGCCCCTTATTTAAAGACCGTCCTTGCTTAAACTATGATTTAGGAAGATGCCCTGGGGTTTGTCAGCAACTGATTTCTCCTGAAGAATACCGTCAAACCCTACAAAAAGTTGCCATGATTTTTCAGGGACGATCACAGGAATTAGTGCGAGAACTTTCTACCCAGATGGAAACTGCTGCGGAAAATTTAGACTTTGAACAAGCAGCAAAACTACGGGATCAAATTCAGGCGTTACAACAGTTAAATGCGGATCAGAAAGTTTCTTTACCTGATGATACTGTCTCCCGTGACGCGATCGCGCTATGTTCCAATTCTCAGCACGCCTGCATTCAACTTTTCCAAGTTCGGGCAGGAAAATTAGTGGGACGTTTAGGGTTTTTCCTTGATTTATCTTTCTCAGCCAATCCTGAAGACATTTTACAACGAGTGATTCAAGATCATTACGCTACCGTCGAAGAAATGGAAATTCCCAGCGAAATTCTCTTGCCCCAAGCCCTTCCTGATCAAGACTTAATTAGCAACTGGTTAACCGAACGTCGAGGGCGCAAAGTTACCCTTAATGTCCCTCAACGCCAAGCCAAAGCTGAACTAATCCAGATGGTAGAACAAAACGCTCGCCATGAATTAGAAAGAACACAGCGAGCTGCCGACCGCAATCAACAAGCATTAGAAGACCTAGCCAATATATTAGACCTTCCTGAGCCGCCACGTCGTATCGAAGGCTACGATATTTCTCATATTCAGGGATCAAATGCTGTGGGATCGCAAGTGGTTTTTATTGATGGTATTCCTGCTAAACAAGATTATCGGCGCTATAAAATTAAAGATGCAAACGTCCATTCTGGGCATTCTGACGACTTTGCCAGTTTAGCCGAGGTGATTCGTCGTCGCTTTCGGAAATACGCGGAAAATCCTGATTTACCTCGACAAGAAGACCCTGAATTTCCTGATTTAGTAATGATTGATGGGGGAAAAGGGCAACTTTCTGCTGTAGTGGAACAATTACAACAAATGAACCTCTTAGAAGATGTGGCGGTGATTAGTTTAGCCAAACAACGAGAAGAAATTTTCCTGCCTGCTGCTACGACTCCCCTAGAAACTGATTCTGAACAGCCGGGGGTTCAACTTTTGCGACGCTTAAGAGACGAAGCCCACCGATTTGCTGTTAGTTTCCATCGTCAACAGCGCACGAAAAAAATGCAGCGATCGCGCCTTGATGACATTCCAGGTTTAGGCTTCCAACGCCAACAAACCCTCCTTGCCCATTTTCGTTCCCTTGAATATATCCGACAAGCTAATTTAGAACAACTAGAAGCAGTCCCAGGAATTGGAAAAAGTTTAGCCAAACAGATTTATGACTATTTTCATCAATAA
- a CDS encoding class II fructose-bisphosphate aldolase — translation MLTSTKELLEVAQKHSYAVGAFNMYNLEGVKAVVKAAEAENSPAILQILPHVLDYGGSSLIAMFLEAANSAKVPMSVHLDHCDNNATIKTVLEAGVQSVLADGSTLPFQENLTFTREMTDIAHAKGATVEAEIGRISGTEDGMTVSEKEAKMTDPEQAKEFVAKSGVDFLAVTIGNVHGKYHGEPKLDFDRLAKIRQQVEIPLVLHGASGLPANMIHQSIELGVCKFNVNSEVRKKYLEFWREYGQTDSKTDLLDCQKAVTAEMEKIIAEKIRLFGSAGKA, via the coding sequence ATGCTTACTTCCACAAAAGAACTTTTAGAAGTCGCCCAAAAACATTCCTATGCTGTTGGCGCTTTCAATATGTATAACCTCGAAGGGGTCAAAGCAGTTGTCAAGGCAGCGGAAGCTGAAAATAGCCCAGCCATACTGCAAATTTTACCTCATGTCCTAGATTACGGTGGTTCTTCTCTAATTGCTATGTTTCTAGAGGCTGCCAACTCAGCAAAAGTCCCAATGTCAGTCCACTTAGATCATTGTGATAATAATGCTACGATTAAAACAGTGTTAGAAGCGGGAGTGCAATCGGTTTTAGCTGATGGTTCTACTCTTCCTTTTCAAGAGAACCTTACTTTTACTCGTGAGATGACTGATATCGCCCACGCTAAAGGGGCAACAGTAGAGGCAGAAATTGGAAGGATTAGCGGTACAGAAGATGGAATGACGGTTTCTGAAAAAGAAGCAAAAATGACTGATCCTGAACAGGCAAAGGAATTTGTGGCTAAATCAGGGGTTGATTTTTTGGCTGTCACTATTGGTAATGTTCATGGTAAGTATCATGGGGAACCCAAATTAGATTTTGATCGCCTCGCTAAAATTCGTCAGCAAGTTGAGATTCCTTTGGTGTTACACGGTGCATCAGGTTTACCAGCTAATATGATTCATCAGTCAATTGAATTAGGTGTCTGTAAGTTTAATGTCAATAGCGAGGTGCGGAAAAAGTATCTCGAATTCTGGCGAGAGTATGGACAAACAGACTCCAAAACTGATCTCTTAGATTGCCAAAAAGCAGTTACTGCAGAAATGGAAAAGATAATTGCAGAAAAAATCAGATTGTTTGGTAGTGCTGGTAAGGCTTAA
- a CDS encoding AtzE family amidohydrolase, whose product MDGDWKGLDAVAIAQAIRHHQTTATEIVQATLDRIEQENPSRNCFTTITRQSAQTEAQAIDRHIEQGNPLGILTGVPFAAKNLFDIAGITTLAGAKINADNPPAKKDATAIARLKQAGGVLVGALNMDEYAYGFVTENSHYGVTPNPHDPSRTAGGSSGASAAAVASGLTPLALGSDTNGSVRVPAALCGVYGLKPTYGRLSRAGTVLLSDSLDQIGIFARSVRDLATVMDLLQGEDITDPVSTRHPPEPCLPQLNLGIQDVRVAIADGYFAQGAEPEALRAVEKIADILNTSKRVTIPESDRAKAAAYLITATEGASQHLAALKSRPQDFDPATRDRFFAGALMPSQWYHQAQKFRSWYRQQLRRLFQQFDIILAPTTPCVAPKSGEKTITIAGETVEVRPHLGRFTQPISFVGLPVLSVPIYGIANLPLGVQIITSPYNEALLLRLAKVLEKEGVINQ is encoded by the coding sequence ATGGATGGAGATTGGAAAGGTTTAGATGCAGTCGCGATCGCGCAGGCAATTCGTCATCATCAAACTACAGCAACTGAGATCGTCCAAGCTACCTTGGATCGCATTGAACAAGAAAATCCCTCTCGGAATTGTTTTACTACTATTACTCGGCAGTCTGCTCAAACCGAAGCACAAGCCATTGACAGACATATTGAGCAAGGCAATCCGTTGGGAATTTTAACAGGAGTCCCTTTTGCTGCAAAAAATTTATTTGATATTGCTGGTATTACCACCCTAGCTGGGGCAAAAATTAATGCTGATAATCCACCGGCGAAAAAAGATGCAACCGCGATCGCGCGTTTAAAGCAAGCTGGGGGCGTTTTAGTGGGCGCATTAAATATGGATGAATACGCCTATGGCTTTGTTACAGAAAACTCTCACTATGGGGTAACCCCCAATCCTCATGATCCCTCTCGCACCGCTGGAGGCTCTTCTGGGGCTTCTGCAGCGGCGGTGGCTTCAGGGTTAACCCCTTTAGCATTAGGATCAGATACTAATGGCTCTGTGCGGGTTCCAGCAGCGTTATGTGGCGTGTATGGGCTAAAACCCACCTATGGGCGACTCTCGCGGGCGGGAACAGTGTTATTAAGTGATAGTCTGGATCAAATTGGGATTTTTGCGCGATCGGTGCGAGATTTAGCCACGGTTATGGATTTACTACAAGGGGAGGATATCACCGATCCAGTTTCTACCCGTCATCCCCCCGAACCTTGTCTTCCGCAGTTAAATCTAGGGATTCAAGATGTACGAGTTGCTATTGCTGATGGTTATTTTGCACAAGGGGCGGAACCCGAAGCACTTAGGGCTGTGGAAAAAATTGCTGATATTTTAAACACCTCAAAACGAGTGACGATTCCAGAGTCTGATCGGGCGAAAGCTGCTGCTTATTTAATTACTGCAACAGAAGGGGCTTCCCAACATTTAGCTGCCTTAAAATCTCGTCCCCAAGACTTTGATCCAGCAACGCGCGATCGGTTTTTTGCAGGGGCTTTAATGCCAAGTCAATGGTATCATCAAGCCCAAAAATTTCGCAGTTGGTACCGCCAGCAGTTACGGCGATTGTTTCAACAGTTTGATATTATCCTTGCACCGACAACTCCTTGTGTTGCGCCCAAGTCGGGAGAAAAAACCATTACCATCGCAGGGGAAACGGTGGAAGTGCGCCCTCATTTAGGACGATTTACCCAGCCTATTTCTTTTGTTGGCTTACCTGTGTTATCCGTTCCCATTTATGGGATAGCTAATTTACCTTTAGGAGTCCAAATTATTACCTCTCCCTATAATGAAGCCTTATTATTAAGGTTGGCGAAGGTTTTAGAGAAAGAAGGCGTGATTAATCAGTGA
- a CDS encoding DNA cytosine methyltransferase, producing the protein MQIISLFSGCGGLDLGFHQAGFQVVWANEYDPTICSTYKINHQDTILDQRDIKEIASKDIPECVGIIGGPPCQSWSEGGKQRGIYDDRGRLFLEYIRVLKDKQPDFFLAENVSGILHKKHRNSFQEIFDYFQESGYNVVYKLLNAKFYNVPQDRQRVIFIGYHHRLGKQFDFNQLIAQNNIPNLQDAIWDLRLSAIPAKEKNKTRGDECLIPNHEYMIGGFSSIYMSRNRVRSWKEPSFTIQAGGRHAPIHPQANKMIKVGKDQFVFDENSVENYRRLSVRECARIQTFPDDFILDYDYVNNGYKMIGNAVPVNLASAIAQIIYKDLFNKTATTNLNQKQFKPIQLTLPIS; encoded by the coding sequence ATGCAGATTATCTCTTTATTTTCAGGTTGCGGTGGATTAGACCTTGGTTTTCATCAAGCAGGTTTTCAAGTGGTATGGGCAAATGAGTATGATCCAACAATTTGCTCAACTTATAAAATTAACCATCAAGATACAATTTTAGATCAACGAGATATTAAAGAAATTGCCTCTAAAGATATTCCAGAGTGTGTGGGAATTATCGGGGGCCCTCCTTGTCAAAGTTGGAGCGAGGGAGGAAAGCAAAGAGGGATTTACGATGATCGCGGTCGGTTATTTTTAGAATATATTCGGGTATTAAAGGATAAACAACCTGACTTTTTTTTAGCGGAAAATGTCTCGGGTATCTTACACAAAAAGCATAGAAACTCTTTTCAAGAAATTTTTGATTATTTTCAAGAATCAGGATATAACGTTGTTTATAAACTGCTAAATGCGAAATTTTATAACGTTCCCCAAGATCGGCAACGGGTTATCTTTATCGGTTATCATCATCGTCTTGGTAAACAATTCGATTTTAATCAATTGATAGCACAAAATAATATTCCGAATTTACAAGATGCGATCTGGGATTTACGGTTATCTGCAATTCCAGCAAAAGAAAAAAATAAAACGCGAGGAGATGAATGCTTAATTCCGAATCATGAATATATGATTGGTGGCTTTTCCAGTATTTATATGTCTCGCAACCGTGTCCGCAGTTGGAAAGAACCCTCATTTACCATTCAAGCTGGAGGAAGACATGCACCGATTCATCCCCAAGCTAATAAAATGATCAAAGTTGGGAAAGATCAGTTTGTTTTTGATGAAAATTCCGTTGAGAATTACCGCAGATTGTCGGTGCGAGAATGTGCAAGAATTCAAACTTTTCCTGATGATTTTATTTTGGATTATGATTATGTTAATAATGGGTATAAGATGATAGGAAATGCTGTTCCTGTTAATTTAGCAAGCGCAATCGCGCAAATCATTTATAAAGATTTATTTAATAAAACAGCTACCACGAATTTAAATCAAAAACAATTTAAACCAATTCAACTTACTTTACCTATAAGCTGA
- a CDS encoding 6-phosphofructokinase, translating into MKIGILTGGGDCPGLNAVIRAVAKSLILECDAEVLGFKQGFLGMIENKYRQLEYDDVSGILTIGGTILGTHNKANPFAYFAANGADVSDQVMENYHQLGLDAVVIIGGDGTMSIAHKLAQKGMPVVGVPKTIDNDLMHTDRTFGFDTAVSIATEAVSRLQTIGESHGRVMILETMGRYTGWIALHTGIAGGADIILIPELPFEIEEVAEICRAREAEQKFTVIVIGEGAKVKDGELVVRETIDDSPDPVRLGGIGNYLKQQLEPHINSEIRSTVLGHIQRGGTPTAFDRILSTNFGIYAACLVASGKFGQMVAIQDGKLTSVDLEKVANQTRYVSPDCLMVQAALAVGSSLGQKNLKTDFSQLDSNLTI; encoded by the coding sequence ATGAAGATTGGAATTTTAACAGGTGGTGGCGATTGTCCCGGTCTTAACGCTGTAATTCGCGCTGTGGCAAAGAGTTTGATCCTAGAATGTGATGCTGAGGTGTTGGGGTTTAAGCAGGGCTTTTTGGGGATGATTGAAAATAAATATCGTCAATTAGAATATGACGATGTCAGTGGCATTTTGACCATCGGAGGGACGATTTTAGGGACTCATAATAAAGCTAACCCTTTTGCCTATTTTGCCGCTAATGGCGCTGATGTGTCCGATCAAGTGATGGAAAACTACCATCAATTAGGTCTTGATGCGGTGGTTATCATTGGTGGAGATGGAACCATGAGTATTGCTCATAAATTAGCACAGAAGGGGATGCCTGTGGTTGGTGTTCCTAAGACTATTGATAATGATCTGATGCACACAGATCGAACCTTTGGATTTGATACTGCCGTCTCTATTGCCACTGAAGCTGTTTCTCGCCTACAAACCATTGGAGAAAGTCACGGTCGAGTAATGATTTTAGAAACAATGGGGCGATACACTGGCTGGATTGCTTTACATACGGGCATTGCTGGAGGAGCCGATATTATTTTAATCCCCGAATTACCTTTTGAAATTGAAGAAGTCGCTGAAATTTGCCGAGCGCGAGAAGCAGAACAAAAATTTACTGTGATTGTGATTGGAGAAGGGGCAAAGGTTAAAGATGGGGAATTAGTGGTACGAGAGACAATTGATGACAGCCCTGATCCGGTGCGACTTGGGGGGATTGGAAATTATCTTAAGCAGCAACTAGAACCACATATTAATAGTGAGATTCGTAGTACGGTCTTAGGTCATATCCAACGTGGAGGGACACCAACTGCTTTTGATCGCATTTTATCAACCAATTTTGGTATTTATGCCGCCTGTTTAGTTGCCTCTGGCAAGTTTGGGCAGATGGTCGCGATTCAGGATGGAAAGTTAACAAGTGTTGATCTAGAAAAAGTTGCTAATCAAACTCGCTATGTGTCACCAGATTGTTTGATGGTGCAAGCAGCTTTAGCTGTGGGATCATCTTTGGGACAAAAGAATCTAAAAACTGATTTTTCCCAATTGGATAGCAACTTAACTATTTAA
- a CDS encoding OmpA family protein, with the protein MNPKTLKYSEIFSFLAFIFVIFFVLVRLDLLQTERVASQVPELEEELADAEEKADQLLSTEEELAAAEERITELEDELEEFADLEEELEEAQAVIEQTPEAPPLIVLSEREQTYRFPVGSAEISDSFQEALDDEIIPMLEEESERCNCDTIEIIGHTDNLPVGSGRSNLDDELIAAFGQEEHETLVPGSNLDLGMMRALSIVSYLKQAQEDGALEEIEYFLPYSAGQMLNPDYTLDTSTETTDDERRRRIEMRLLQSSAWNQEINNNDR; encoded by the coding sequence ATGAATCCGAAAACTTTAAAATACTCCGAAATTTTTTCTTTTCTTGCTTTTATTTTTGTTATCTTTTTTGTTCTGGTACGCCTTGATTTATTGCAAACCGAGCGCGTGGCAAGTCAAGTGCCAGAATTAGAAGAGGAGTTAGCTGATGCAGAAGAAAAAGCTGATCAACTCTTAAGTACAGAAGAAGAATTAGCAGCAGCCGAAGAAAGAATTACAGAATTAGAAGACGAACTTGAGGAATTTGCTGATTTGGAAGAAGAACTAGAAGAAGCCCAAGCGGTAATTGAGCAAACACCAGAAGCGCCCCCTTTAATTGTCTTATCTGAACGGGAACAAACTTATCGGTTTCCTGTGGGTTCAGCCGAGATTTCTGACTCTTTTCAAGAGGCTCTCGATGACGAGATTATTCCTATGTTAGAAGAAGAAAGTGAGCGTTGCAATTGCGACACGATAGAAATAATTGGTCACACGGATAATTTACCCGTTGGAAGTGGACGCTCAAATTTAGATGATGAATTAATTGCAGCGTTTGGACAAGAAGAACATGAAACTTTAGTGCCGGGAAGTAATCTTGATTTAGGAATGATGCGAGCTTTATCTATTGTAAGTTATCTTAAACAAGCACAGGAAGATGGGGCTTTAGAAGAAATTGAATATTTCCTTCCCTATTCGGCGGGTCAAATGTTAAATCCTGATTATACCTTGGATACTTCCACCGAAACCACTGATGATGAGCGTCGCCGTCGCATTGAAATGCGTTTGTTACAGTCTAGTGCCTGGAATCAGGAAATTAATAATAATGACCGCTAA
- a CDS encoding class I SAM-dependent methyltransferase has product MKLYSQYIFPRLLDLTMASSAIAQYRQMLLKDVSGDVLEIGFGTGLNLAYYPETINSLTTVDVNFGMNKLAQKRIANAPFSVESKVLNGDNLPFAEESFDTVVSTWTLCSIANIDQALQEIQRVLKPEGRFFFIEHGLSDNPKVQIWQNRLTPLQKIVGDGCHLNRNIEALISSYFSFLDLEKFKLETEPEIIGYMYKGVAIKSGNHN; this is encoded by the coding sequence ATGAAACTGTATTCACAATATATTTTTCCGCGTCTTTTAGATTTGACAATGGCAAGTAGCGCGATCGCGCAGTATCGTCAAATGCTCTTAAAAGATGTCAGTGGCGATGTTTTAGAAATTGGTTTTGGAACAGGCTTAAACCTAGCTTATTATCCTGAAACAATTAATAGTTTAACCACTGTTGATGTTAACTTTGGCATGAATAAACTTGCCCAAAAACGGATTGCTAATGCTCCTTTTTCCGTTGAATCTAAAGTTTTAAATGGGGATAACTTACCCTTTGCAGAAGAATCTTTTGATACAGTGGTTAGTACATGGACATTATGCAGTATTGCTAATATTGATCAGGCTTTACAGGAAATCCAGCGTGTTTTGAAACCAGAAGGACGGTTTTTCTTTATCGAACATGGGTTAAGCGATAACCCAAAAGTGCAAATTTGGCAAAATCGTCTCACACCACTACAAAAAATTGTCGGCGATGGTTGCCATCTTAACCGCAATATAGAAGCCTTAATTTCTTCATACTTCTCCTTTCTTGATTTGGAAAAGTTTAAGTTAGAAACTGAACCCGAAATTATTGGCTATATGTATAAAGGAGTTGCAATAAAAAGTGGAAATCACAATTGA
- a CDS encoding tetratricopeptide repeat protein: MRLFISLFLVLFLLSFPTPSWAQDTAPEITEEQLQKGDEIAEKAFEAIKEGDLAKSETYWGELLEMFPQNPAVWSNRGNVRLSQNKIESAIADYDHAIAIAPNEPDPYLNRGIAYEIQQDWDSAIADYNKVLELSPEDAMAYNNRGNAQAGKGNYQEAISDYEQATSLNPDFAIARANAALNHYQVGDEEEALKETRNLVRKYPDFPDVRAALTAMLWAQGKEGEAESNWVAVMGSDARYRDIEWLETVRRWPPKMVKALDDFLSLN; this comes from the coding sequence ATGCGCTTATTCATTAGTTTATTTCTAGTCCTATTTTTATTAAGTTTCCCCACTCCCAGTTGGGCGCAAGATACTGCTCCCGAAATTACAGAAGAACAGTTACAAAAGGGAGATGAAATTGCCGAAAAAGCCTTTGAAGCGATCAAAGAAGGAGATTTGGCAAAATCAGAAACCTATTGGGGAGAATTACTAGAAATGTTTCCCCAAAATCCAGCAGTGTGGAGTAATCGTGGTAATGTGCGCTTAAGTCAGAATAAAATTGAAAGCGCGATCGCGGATTATGATCATGCTATTGCCATTGCCCCAAATGAACCTGATCCCTATCTAAATCGAGGGATTGCTTATGAAATTCAACAAGATTGGGATAGCGCGATCGCGGATTATAATAAAGTCTTAGAACTGAGCCCTGAAGATGCGATGGCGTACAATAATCGGGGAAACGCCCAAGCAGGGAAAGGCAATTATCAGGAGGCGATTAGCGACTATGAACAAGCTACCTCCCTTAATCCTGATTTTGCCATTGCTCGGGCGAATGCCGCTTTAAATCATTATCAAGTGGGGGATGAAGAAGAAGCCCTGAAAGAAACCCGAAATTTAGTCCGCAAGTATCCTGACTTTCCTGATGTTCGGGCTGCTTTAACAGCGATGTTATGGGCGCAAGGAAAAGAAGGAGAAGCCGAAAGTAACTGGGTAGCAGTGATGGGCAGTGATGCTCGTTATCGGGATATAGAATGGTTAGAGACGGTGCGTCGTTGGCCCCCGAAAATGGTGAAAGCCCTCGATGATTTCTTGAGCTTAAATTAA